In Lentibacillus sp. JNUCC-1, the genomic window ATCCATGCGGAATTGGGTGTGGGGACGACTTAAATGAAGCGTTTGAAAAAGCATATAACAGTGACCCTGTCTCAATTTTTGGGGGAATTGTCGCTGTTAATCGTGAAGTCACTGCCGACCTCGCTGATCAGCTGTCTAAGATCTTCTTGGAAATAGTGATTGCGCCTCAGTTTACAGATGAAGCGCTGGCGATTTTAACGCAGAAAAAGAACATCCGGCTTTTAGAATTACCAATGACTGAACATGAGGAAAGGGAACACCTCTTAAAAAGTGTTACCGGTGGACTACTTGTTCAAGATGCAGATCAGCAACCCTTCAGCCGGGACGATGCGGTTTGTGTAACAGATCGACAGCCGACTGAAGCAGAATGGGAAGATTTGATGTTTGCTTGGAAAGCAGTCAAGCATGTGAAGTCTAATGCGATCGTGCTGGCGAAAGATGGTCAGACTATCGGAATTGGAGCAGGTCAGATGAACCGGGTCGGAGCGGCCAAGATTGCGCTTGAACAAGCAGAGGAGAAGGCTGAAGGCGCTGTAATGGGCTCAGATGCATTTTTTCCGATGCCCGATACGGTGGAAACAGCCGCCGCAGCTGGGATTACAGCCATCATTCAACCAGGTGGGTCCAAGCGCGACCAGGACTCCATCGACGCCTGTAACACCCATGACATTGCTATGATCCACACCGGCATGCGTCATTTTAAACATTAAATTCTATCTATGTCATCTTAGTTGATACAAACTGCGAACTAATGAAAACTTGAATGACTGCTTCTGGCAACTAACCATAATGAGAGTATCGTGATTTGCGCTGCGGGAAGTCGCTTTAACTTTATCACAGCTCAAGTGCGACATCTGTTCAAGAAACCCACTTTCACAGTGTCTTCTAGCCGCGGGCACGGCCTCAGCCTCCTTGCCCCGGCAAGGGGTATGTCGACGTTGCCCGCAAAGGGCGGTTTTAGTCGACCCTCCTTAATGTACTCGCTGTGGGGTCTTCGGACTCGTGCTGTTCCCGCAGGAGTCGACTTCCCTCCGCTCCAATCACTCTATGTAATTCAGAGGCTTGGACGGTTCTACTCACATAAGAGTTAGAGAATAACCTCTCATATCCAGCTCGGGGAAAACACGGAGACTCCCGTGGGAGCAAAAGCCTAGATGAGACCCCACAGCGCGCAGTAGGGGAAGGAAGGCTAAAACCGCGACGTCCTGTCGCAACGCCTTCATGACCCACATCCTGTGGGCCCGAGGCTCATCAGCGCCCACTGGACGCGGAGTGTTTTCCCCGAGCGGTTGCCAGTGGCAGCCATAAAATTCCAAATTAGATCTAACTAATTAGTTCGCAGTTTACGGAAACGGTGTCTTAGTAGATACCAACGGAGATATATAAGAAGAAAATCATTCATTTTTTAAAAAAGGGGTTGGTCTGATGAATGTACTTGTGATTGGTAAGGGGGGCAGGGAGCATGCGCTGGTTCAGAAGCTGTCGGAAAGTCCAATGGTGGATGAACTTTATGCTGCCCCGGGAAATGCAGGCATAACAGAAGCGACGTGTGTGGATATCGTTGAAACGGATATTGATGGCTTGATCGCTCTAGTCCATAGCAAAGACATCGGTATGACCATTGTGGGCCCCGAAGCCCCGCTTGAACTGGGAATTGCTGACCGGTTTCACGAAGCAGGATTGAAGGTATTTGCCCCAACCCAAAAAGCGGCACTTCTGGAAGGCAGCAAGAGCTATGCCAAAGCGTTCATGCAGCGCCATGAAATTCCCTCAGCAGCTTATGCGACATTTTCAGACCCTGAAGCAGCAAAGGATTATATTCAAGCACAAGGTGTCCCAATTGTCGTGAAAGCGGACGGACTTGCAGCGGGAAAAGGCGTTGTTGTGGCTGAAACGACCGAAGAAGCCATTGAGGCCGTTGATGATATGCTGGTCAACAAACGGTTTGCTGATGCTGGTGCCACTGTCGTCATCGAAGAATTTATGGAAGGGAAAGAGTTTTCTTTGATGGCCTTTGTAAATGGCAAGGACGTTTATCCAATGATCACAGCCCGTGACCACAAGCGCGCCTACAACCAGGATAAAGGCCCAAACACTGGAGGTATGGGCGGCTATGCACCTGTTCCAGATGTGAGTGCTGAAGATCTGACATTCAGCTATGAACACATCCTGCAAAAAACGGCTGACGGACTCATTGCGGAAGGCCGCTCTTTCACGGGTGTTTTGTACGCCGGTCTCATGATGACTCAAGAAGGTCCGAAAGTCATTGAGTTTAACACACG contains:
- the purD gene encoding phosphoribosylamine--glycine ligase, with the protein product MNVLVIGKGGREHALVQKLSESPMVDELYAAPGNAGITEATCVDIVETDIDGLIALVHSKDIGMTIVGPEAPLELGIADRFHEAGLKVFAPTQKAALLEGSKSYAKAFMQRHEIPSAAYATFSDPEAAKDYIQAQGVPIVVKADGLAAGKGVVVAETTEEAIEAVDDMLVNKRFADAGATVVIEEFMEGKEFSLMAFVNGKDVYPMITARDHKRAYNQDKGPNTGGMGGYAPVPDVSAEDLTFSYEHILQKTADGLIAEGRSFTGVLYAGLMMTQEGPKVIEFNTRFGDPETQIILPLMKNDLLQVFEDVLAGKDPELEWEDQASVGVVLAANGYPEAYKKGMPIPQINGNVYTAYAGVAGTDEQLVANGGRVLLVGAKNDTAPEAAKTVYQALKQIDNNTDYFYRTDIGL